The genomic region CCAGCGCCGCCGCGCCGTGCGGGTTGTGCGCGGCGTCGACGAAGACGTTCGGCGCGGAGCGGACGCGTTCGAGGCGACCGGGCGAGACGACCGTGGCGAAGCCTTCGCGGATCGCCTCGATGTCGAGCTGGCGGTCGGCGCCGGCGCCGAAGAACGCCTCCACCGCGGCCAGTGCCAGTGCGGCGTTCGCGGCCTGGTGCTCGCCGTGCAGCGGCAGGAAGATGTCCTCGTAGACGCCGCCGAGTCCCTGCAGCGTCACGAGCTGGCCGCCGACGGCGACCGCGCGGGAGACGACGCCGAACTCGCTGCCGAAGCGCGCGACCGTGGCGTCGACCTCGGCCACCCGCTCCAGGACCACCCTCATCGCTTCCGGGGTCTGCTCACCGATCACGGCGACCGAGCCGGGCTTGATGATGCCGGCCTTCTCGGTCGCGATGTCCTCGACCCGGTTGCCCAGGTACTCGGTGTGGTCGATGGAGATCGGCGTGAGGATCGCGATGCGGGCGTCCGCGATCGAGGTCGCGTCCCACGTGCCGCCCATGCCGACCTCGACGACCGCGACGTCGACCGGTGCGTCGGCGAAGGCGGCGTAGGCCATGCCGGTGAGCACCTCGAACTTGCTCATCCGGATCTCGGACCGGGTGTCGACCATCGCGACGTACGGCTCGATGTCGCGGAAGACCTCGACGTAGCGCTCCGGGCTGACCGGCTGGTTGTCCAGGCTGATCCGCTCGGTCGCGAGCTGCAGGTGCGGGCTCGTGTAGCGGCCGGTGCGCAGGCCGATGCGCGTGAAGAGCGCATCGACCATGCGCGACGTCGACGTCTTGCCGTTCGTGCCCGTCAGCTGCACGACCGGGTAGCTCGTCTGGGGGTCGCCCAGCACGTGCGCCAGCGCCTTGATCCGGTCCAGCGACGGCTCGAGCTTCGTCTCGGGCCAGCGCTGGTTGAGCTCGTTCTCGACGTCGAGGAACTCGTCGAGGTTGGTGTCCACTGTTGTTACGCCTCCGGCAGCGCGGCCAGGCGCTCGTTGATGCGGGCGATCTCGGACTCGGCGGTGGCCTTGCGCTCCTCGATCTTGGCCTTGACGTCGGCGGGAGCCTTGGCGAGGAACGCCTCGTTGCCCAGCTTCTTCGTCGTGCCCTCGAGCTCCTTCTGCGCCACGGCCAGGTCCTTCGCGAGGCGCTTGCGCTCCGCGGCGACGTCGATCGCGCCGGACAGGTCCAGCTCGACCTTCACCGCGCCCTTGGGCAGGCCGACCTCCAGCGTGGCGGAGACGGTGAACTCCTCCCCCGGCTCGGTCAGGCGCGTTATCGAGCGGACCGACGGCACCTGGTCGGTCAACCCGACGCAGCACGCGCCGCGGACCTTGCCCGCGACCTTCTGGCCCGGCTTGAGGCCCTGCTCGGAGCGGAACCGGCGGATCTCGGTGGCCAGTTTCTTCAGGCCCTCGATCTCGGCCTTCGCGTCCGCGTCCCGCTCGGCACCGGACGGCGTCGGCCACGAGGCGATGACGAGGGACTCCTCGCCGGTCAGCGTGGTCCACAGCGTCTCGGTGATGAACGGGATCGCCGGGTGCAGCAGGCGCAGCAGCGTGTCCAGGACGTGGCCCAGGACCGACTGCGTGGACTCGACCCGGCCGTCGGCGAGCTGGACCTTCGCGATCTCCAGGTACCAGTCGCAGAACTCGTCCCAGGTGAAGCTGTACAGCGCCTCACAGGCACGGGAGAACTGGAACGCCTCGAAGTTCGTGTCCACAGTGGACACGAGAGCGTCGAGCTCGTCGAGGATCCACCGGTCGGCCGCCGTCAGCTCGGAGCGCTCCGGCAGCGGACGGGCGACCGTCGCACCGTTGGCGAGCGCGAACCTGGTGGCGTTCCACAGCTTCGTGGTGAAGTTGCGGGAACCGGCCGCCCACTCCTCGGCGACGGCCATGTCCGAACCGGGGTTCGTGCCGCGCAGCAACGTGAACCGGGTGGCGTCGGCGCCGTAGCGCTCCATCCAGTCCAGCGGGTCGATGCCGTTGCCCTTGGACTTCGACATCTTCTTGCCGTGCTGGTCCCGGATGAGGCCGTGCAGGAAGACGTGGTCGAACGGCTGGACGTCGTCCATCGCGTACAGGCCGAACATCATCATCCGGACGACCCAGAAGAACAGGATGTCGTAGCCGGTCGAGAGAACGGACGTCGGGTAGAACTTGCGGAGGTCCTCGGTGGACTCCGGCCAGCCCAGCGTCGAGAACGGCCACAGGCCCGAGGAGAACCAGGTGTCGAGGACGTCCTCGTCCTGGCGCCAGCCCTCACCGGTCGGGACCTCGTCGTCCGGTCCGACGCAGACGACCTCGCCGGCCGGGCCGTACCAGACCGGGATCCGGTGGCCCCACCACAGCTGGCGCGAGATGCACCAGTCGTGCAGGTTGTCGGTCCAGTCGAAGTACCGCTTGTTCAGCTCGGCCGGGTGGATCTTGGTGCGGCCGTCGCGGACGGCGGCCGACGCCTTGGCCGCGATGCTCTCGACCTTGACCCACCACTGCAGCGACAGGCGCGGCTCGACGACCGTGTTGCACCGCGAGCAGTGCCCGACGGAGTGGACGTACGGCCGCTTCTCGGCGACGATCCGGCCCTCGGCGCGCAACGCGGCGACGATCGCCGGACGCGCCTCGAACCGGTCGAGGCCCAGGAACGGGCCGTTCGCCGTGATGGTGGCGCGGCCGTCCATGACCGTGAGGTTCGGCAGGCCGTGGCGCTGGCCGATCTCGAAGTCGTTCGGGTCGTGGGCAGGGGTGACCTTGACCGCGCCGGTGCCGAACTTCGGGTCGACGTGGGAGTCGGCGACGACCGGGATCCTGCGGCCGGTCAGCGGCAGCTCGACCTCGGTGCCGATGAGGTGCCGGTAGCGCTCGTCGTCCGGGTGGACGGCGACCGCGGTGTCACCCAGCATCGTCTCGGCGCGCGTGGTCGCGACGACGATCGACGCGTCACCGTCGCCGTAGCGGATCGAGACGAGCTCGCCCTCGTCCTCGCTGTGGTCGACCTCGATGTCGGAGAGCGCCGTCTGGCAGCGCGGGCACCAGTTGATGATCCGCTCGGCCTGGTAGATCAGGCCGTCGTCGTACATCTTCTTGAAGATCGTCTGGACGGCGCGCGAGAGCCCCTCGTCCATGGTGAAGCGCTCGCGCGACCAGTCGATGCCGTCGCCGAGCCGCTTCATCTGGTCGAGGATCTTGCCGCCGTACTCCTCTTTCCACTCCCAGACGCGCTCGACGAACTTCTCGCGCCCGAGGTCCTGCCGCGACAGGCCCTGCTTCGCGAGGTCGCGCTCGACGGCGTTCTGCGTCGCGATGCCGGCGTGGTCCATGCCCGGCAGCCACAGGACCTCGTACCCCTGCATGCGGCGGCGCCGGGTGAGCGCGTCCATCACGCTGTGGTTCATCGCGTGGCCCATGTGCAGGCTGCCGGTGACGTTCGGCGGGGGCAGCACGATCGTGAACGGCGGCTTGTCGCTCTTGACGTCCGCCTCGAAGTACCGCCGGTCGACCCACCGCTGGTACAGCTCCGCCTCTACCTCCGCCGGAGTCCACGCGGCGGGGAGGTCAGGACGCTGGGTTGCGGTGTCGAGTTCAGTCACAGCTGACAAGTCTACGGAGGCCTGGCTATCGACTTACACCGAGATACCTGCTAACGCACGGGCCACCACCTAAGATCCGCGGGCTGTGAGCATCCCTGGGGGAATCGAAGACCATCCCGACCTGAAGGACGACGCCTGGATCCGTGCGGCGAACAGACGCGCCAAGCAGGAGGTCCGCAGGCAACGCAGACAGGCGCGCATGCGCAGGCACGGCGGCAAGGTCGTGTCCGCGGTCGCGCTCGTCGTGATCATCGGGGTGGTGGCCGCGCTGTACCAGGCGGGCAGGTTCGGCGAGCTCTCGCTGCCGGACCTGCGGGGCGCCTACAAGGGCGTCGACACCTCGCAGCCGTTCGCGCGCACACCTGCGGAGAAGTGGGCCGACGGCGAGGCCGGGATCGTCGCGCCGGACCAGGACCCGGAGTACGCGCCGGTCTACGAGGCCGTGCGCAAAGCCGTCGTCGCCGCGCACCTGGACCCGAGGATGGTGGTCGAGCGCGACCGGGAGCCGTTCCTCGCGCTGCTGGCGCAGCCGTCGGCCGAGGACGTCGAGCCGATCACCGACACGGTCCTGTGGACGCGCACCAAGGAGGGCACGAAGCTGCTTCCGGTGCCGGTCAAGGTGGACGGGCGGATGTGGCCCGGTCGCGACGAGAACGGGCTGCCGGTCGTGCACACCAGCTACCGGTTCGCCTACGCGTTCGACCCCGGCGAGATGAAGAACTCGCTGTTCGAGCAGACCGACCTGCTCGCGATGGTGCGGGCAGACGTGGACTTCCAGCTCGACGCCGAGGGCCTGTGGGTCATCAAGGTCGACGGCTACCACTACATGATGGCCTGCCGGGCGTCAAAGGACGGCTACCTGGCGCCGATGTTCACCGAGAAGCGCAAGAGCGACGGCGAGAGCAGTGAACGCGGGCCCGAGGAGTGGTTCGCGTCCAACGCACCGATTCCCGACACGGGTGGATGCGACTGATCACTCGTTCAGAGGTGCCGAGCGACCGTGACGGCGATCACAATTGACCGTCACGGACCGTTCAACCCCTTGGGGCCCGTGATGGCGACGCCGCCGCGTTCTTCGGGGGCGCTGGCGGCGCCGACGTCGATCGGCGTTGAATGAAGGACATGAGCAGCAAGCCTCCGCAGCACGACGTCGACGAGTCCGCGCTCGAAGTCTCCACGCCGAAGACCTGGGCGGCGGGCATCCCCGGCGTCCTCGTCTCGCTCGACCGCGCGGTCGAGCAGATGGGCGTCAGCCGGACGGTCAAGACGTTGCGCCTGCTCAACCAGCGTGAAGGGTTCGACTGCCCCGGTTGCGCCTGGCCGGAGCCGCAGGGACATCGCAAGATGGCGGAGTTCTGCGAGAACGGCGCGAAGGCGGTGGCCGAGGAGGCCACCAAGCGCCGCATCGGGCCGGAGTTCTTCGCCCGGAACTCCATCTACAGCCTGCGGACGAAGACCGACTACTGGCTCGGCCAGCAGGGCCGCATCACCGAGCCGATGGTCCTGCGGCCGGGTGCGACGCACTACACACCGATCAGCTGGGACGACGCGTTCACGCTCGTGGCCGACGAGCTGACAGCGTTGTCATCGCCGGACGAGGCGATCTTCTACACCTCCGGCCGCACCAGCAACGAGGCGGCGTTCCTCTACCAGCTGCTGGTCCGCTCCTTCGGCACCAACAACCTGCCGGACTGCTCGAACATGTGCCACGAGTCGTCGGGCTCGGCGCTGATCGAGACCATCGGCATCGGCAAGGGCTCGGTGTCGATCAAGGACTTCGACCTCGCCGACCTGGTCGTGGTGATCGGCCAGAACCCCGGCACCAACCACCCGCGCATGCTCAGCGCGCTCGAGGACGCCAAGAAGAACGGCGCGAAGATCATCGCGATCAACCCGCTGCCGGAGGCGGGCCTGATGCGGTTCAAGAACCCGCAGAACGTCGCGGGCGTCGTCGGCAAGGGCACCGCCCTGAGCGACGAGTTCGTGCAGATCAAGGTCGGCGGCGACCAGGCGCTGTTCCAGGCGATCGGGCACCTGCTGCTGCAGTGGGACAAGGTCGACAAGGCGTTCATCGAGGCCAAGACGCACGGCTTCGAGGCCTACGCGGAGAGCCTGCGCGAGCTCGACTGGGACCGCGTGCTCACCGCGACCGGCCTCACCCGCGAGCAGATCACCCGCGTGGCCGGCATGTTCGTCGACTCGAAGGCCACCATCGCATGCTGGGCCATGGGTCTCACGCAGCACAAGCACAGCGTGCCGACGATCCGCGAGATCACGAACGTGATGTTCCTGCGCGGCATGATCGGCAAGCCGGGCGCGGGCCTGTGCCCGGTGCGCGGCCACTCGAACGTGCAGGGCGACCGCACGATGGGCATCTACGAGAAGATGCCGGAGCTCTTCCTCAAGGCGCTGGAGACCGAGTTCGGCATCCCGGTGCCGCGCAAGCACGGTTACGACACCGTCGACGCGATCAACGCCATG from Lentzea guizhouensis harbors:
- a CDS encoding FdhF/YdeP family oxidoreductase encodes the protein MSSKPPQHDVDESALEVSTPKTWAAGIPGVLVSLDRAVEQMGVSRTVKTLRLLNQREGFDCPGCAWPEPQGHRKMAEFCENGAKAVAEEATKRRIGPEFFARNSIYSLRTKTDYWLGQQGRITEPMVLRPGATHYTPISWDDAFTLVADELTALSSPDEAIFYTSGRTSNEAAFLYQLLVRSFGTNNLPDCSNMCHESSGSALIETIGIGKGSVSIKDFDLADLVVVIGQNPGTNHPRMLSALEDAKKNGAKIIAINPLPEAGLMRFKNPQNVAGVVGKGTALSDEFVQIKVGGDQALFQAIGHLLLQWDKVDKAFIEAKTHGFEAYAESLRELDWDRVLTATGLTREQITRVAGMFVDSKATIACWAMGLTQHKHSVPTIREITNVMFLRGMIGKPGAGLCPVRGHSNVQGDRTMGIYEKMPELFLKALETEFGIPVPRKHGYDTVDAINAMRHGRGKVFIAMGGNFVSATPDTPVTEKALEQCSLTVHVSTKLNRSHVVHGKTALILPALGRTESDVQHSGEQFVTVEDSMSVVHRSRGRLKPASEQLLSEISIVCRLARKVLGKSHPVAWEDFEKDYDVIREHIARVVPGCADYNTRVRQPDGFVLPHPPRDSQEFATSTGKANFTANELTVIEVPEGRLLMQTLRSHDQYNTTIYGLDDRYRGVKDGRRVVFVNPDDLVELGFSDGQMVNIVSEWKDDPTGVVERRAESFRIVSYSTARGCVATYFPEANPLVPLDSKADISGTPTSKSVIVRLEPAA
- the folC gene encoding bifunctional tetrahydrofolate synthase/dihydrofolate synthase, whose product is MDTNLDEFLDVENELNQRWPETKLEPSLDRIKALAHVLGDPQTSYPVVQLTGTNGKTSTSRMVDALFTRIGLRTGRYTSPHLQLATERISLDNQPVSPERYVEVFRDIEPYVAMVDTRSEIRMSKFEVLTGMAYAAFADAPVDVAVVEVGMGGTWDATSIADARIAILTPISIDHTEYLGNRVEDIATEKAGIIKPGSVAVIGEQTPEAMRVVLERVAEVDATVARFGSEFGVVSRAVAVGGQLVTLQGLGGVYEDIFLPLHGEHQAANAALALAAVEAFFGAGADRQLDIEAIREGFATVVSPGRLERVRSAPNVFVDAAHNPHGAAALARALESEFGFRKLVAVVAVMSDKDAEGILSALEPVVSELVITTNSSPRAMDPDVLAGLAVPIFGEDRFEVRPRLVDAIDEAIHLTEEELSGGGVIVTGSVVTAGEARALFGKEPA
- a CDS encoding valine--tRNA ligase, coding for MTELDTATQRPDLPAAWTPAEVEAELYQRWVDRRYFEADVKSDKPPFTIVLPPPNVTGSLHMGHAMNHSVMDALTRRRRMQGYEVLWLPGMDHAGIATQNAVERDLAKQGLSRQDLGREKFVERVWEWKEEYGGKILDQMKRLGDGIDWSRERFTMDEGLSRAVQTIFKKMYDDGLIYQAERIINWCPRCQTALSDIEVDHSEDEGELVSIRYGDGDASIVVATTRAETMLGDTAVAVHPDDERYRHLIGTEVELPLTGRRIPVVADSHVDPKFGTGAVKVTPAHDPNDFEIGQRHGLPNLTVMDGRATITANGPFLGLDRFEARPAIVAALRAEGRIVAEKRPYVHSVGHCSRCNTVVEPRLSLQWWVKVESIAAKASAAVRDGRTKIHPAELNKRYFDWTDNLHDWCISRQLWWGHRIPVWYGPAGEVVCVGPDDEVPTGEGWRQDEDVLDTWFSSGLWPFSTLGWPESTEDLRKFYPTSVLSTGYDILFFWVVRMMMFGLYAMDDVQPFDHVFLHGLIRDQHGKKMSKSKGNGIDPLDWMERYGADATRFTLLRGTNPGSDMAVAEEWAAGSRNFTTKLWNATRFALANGATVARPLPERSELTAADRWILDELDALVSTVDTNFEAFQFSRACEALYSFTWDEFCDWYLEIAKVQLADGRVESTQSVLGHVLDTLLRLLHPAIPFITETLWTTLTGEESLVIASWPTPSGAERDADAKAEIEGLKKLATEIRRFRSEQGLKPGQKVAGKVRGACCVGLTDQVPSVRSITRLTEPGEEFTVSATLEVGLPKGAVKVELDLSGAIDVAAERKRLAKDLAVAQKELEGTTKKLGNEAFLAKAPADVKAKIEERKATAESEIARINERLAALPEA